A section of the Carassius carassius chromosome 17, fCarCar2.1, whole genome shotgun sequence genome encodes:
- the arl6ip5a gene encoding ADP-ribosylation factor-like 6 interacting protein 5a: protein MAKVEIAPLRGWDDFYPGSERFAIPDTRDLAKWNNRVVSNLLYYQTNYLVLAIIVFLIVGFLYPVSMFTGAAVVASVFIGSVWAGENKAIIKKFKKENPALFVFLVLVVSYFLMSLFGGVMVLLLGIKLPLLLIFAHASLRLRNMKNKLENKMESAGLKKTPMGIILEALGQQEENLNKIQDFLESKLKE, encoded by the exons ATGGCTAAAGTGGAGATCGCCCCTTTGAGAGGCTGGGATGATTTCTACCCAGGTTCTGAGCGCTTCGCCATTCCAGACACGCGAGATCTGGCGAAATGGAACAACAGAGTGGTCAGCAACCTGCTGTATTATCAAACAAACTATCTGGTGTTGGCTATCATCGTATTCCTGATCGTAGG GTTCTTATACCCTGTGAGCATGTTCACGGGTGCAGCAGTGGTCGCTTCTGTCTTCATTGGCTCTGTATGGGCAGGGGAGAACAAGGCGATCATCAAAAAATTCAAGAAGGAGAACCCTGCTCTGTTTGTGTTCTTGGTGCTGGTTGTGAGCTACTTCCTCATGTCGCTCTTCGGTGGAGTTATGGTGCTCCTGCTTGGAATCAAGCTGCCTCTTCTCT TGATCTTTGCACATGCATCGCTTCGCCTACGGAACATGAAAAACAaactggagaataagatggagaGCGCCGGACTCAAGAAAACACCCATGGGAATCATACTTGAAGCACTGGGTCAACAAGAAGAGAACCTCAATAAAATTCAAGACTTTCTAGAGAGCAAACTCAAGGAGTGA